The following DNA comes from Winogradskyella sp. PG-2.
AGTGGTGGTTGGTACAACAGATACTCCTATTAAAAAGCCAAGCTATGAACCTAAACCTTTACAGGAAGAAATAGATTTTATTTTAGAAAATGCTTCAGAATATCTTATAAAAAAACCCAACAGAAAAGATGTGCTATCCGTTTTTTCAGGATTAAGACCTTTGGTTGCACCAGAAGGTGATAAGAGTAATACCAAAGAAATTTCAAGAGGGCACAAAATTATACATTCAGAAAGTGGATTACTCACCATTGTTGGTGGTAAATGGACAACCTACAGAGAGATGAGTGAAGATGTAGTTAATGAAGCTATTATAACTCATAATTTGCCCAATGTAAAATCTAAAACAAGAGTATTACCAATTCATGGGAATCTAAATGGGACTGATAGAAAAGATCTAGATAAAAACCTATGGTTTTATGGAAGTGATGCTACCGCATTAGAGCAACTAATAAATTCAGAAGATAGTTATAGAGAACAGATCCATCCTAATTATCAATTTAATACAGGTCAGGTGATCTGGGCTGCAAGATATGAAATGGCAAGAACTGTTGAAGATGTGCTTGCAAGACGAATTAGATTGTTGTTTTTAGATGCACAAGCAGCTATGGAATGTGCTGAAACAGTTGCTGGTATTTTACAAAAAGAATTAGGAAAATCTGATTCGTGGAAACTTAATCAAATAGAAGAATTTAAGAACCTAGCGCAAGGCTATTTAATTTAAAAGATATGTCTCAACAACTCATTCTGGCACTCGATCAAGGTACAACATCTAGCAGATCTATTGTTTTTGATGCAAGTGGAAACAACATTGCTTCATCGCAACAAGATTTTGAACAAATTTTCCCTAAAAATGGTTGGGTTGAGCACGATCCTGAAGCCATATGGCAATCGCAATTAAAAACTATAAACGAAGTACTTTCAAAAGATGCTTATAAAATAAAAGATATTTCTGCAATTGGTATTACCAACCAACGCGAAACTACCATAGTTTGGAACAGAAAAACTGGCGAACCTATTTATAATGCTATTGTTTGGCAAGATCGAAGAACAGCTGCTTTTTGCGATCAGTTAAAAGCTAAAGGCTATGCTGAAGACATTCAAGAAAAAACAGGATTAATCATAGATGCTTATTTTTCTGGATCTAAAATTAAATGGATATTAGATAATGTGCTTAAGGCTAAAGATTTGGCTGAAAAAGGCGAATTGTGCTTCGGTACAGTAGATACATGGCTAATCTTCAAGCTAACAAAAGGCAGCGTCTATGTTACGGATGTTAGTAACGCATCACGTACCATGATATTTAATATTCATACACTGAAATGGGATAAGGAATTGCTAGAGTTGTTTCAGATTCCAGAAGCAATGCTTCCAGAGGTAAAGTCGTCATCTGAAATATATGGCTATGCAGAATTGTTTGGTGAAAAAATTCCAATTGCAGGAATCGCAGGTGATCAACAAGCTGCGCTTTTTGGTCAACTATGTACAAAAAAGGGCATGGTAAAGAATACTTATGGTACAGGCTGTTTTCTATTAATGAATACAGGGAAGACACCAGTAATATCTCAAAATCAATTATTAACGACTATAGCTTGGCAAATCAATGGTAAAACGCAATATGCTCTAGAAGGTAGTGTTTTTGTTGGTGGTGCCGCTGTTCAATGGCTAAGAGATGGATTGAATTTAATTGATGATGCCAAAGATATTGAGGTTCTTGCCAACAAAGTGGATGATAGTGACGGAGTTATTGTTGTGCCTGCGTTTACAGGTTTAGGCTCACCTCATTGGGATCCTTATGCCAGAGGTAGTATTCAAGGTATTTCGCGAGGGACTAATAAATCGCATTTAGCAAGAGCTACTTTAGAAGGTATTGCATTGCAGGTTTATGATATAGTCAAAGCGATGGAGAATGACGCTAATATGCATTTAAAAGAATTGAGAGTAGATGGAGGTGCTTCAGCAAATAATTTGCTATTACAAATACAATCAGATATTTTTAATTGTGATGTTGTAAGACCGACAAACTTAGAAACCACTGCTCTAGGTGCTGCTTATTTAGCAGGTTTAGCAGTAGGTGTGTTTAAGAATAAAAAACAAATTCGTAAGCAGTGGCAAAAAGACAAAACATTTACTCCAAATACCAATACCGAAAAACAATTAAAATTAATTGCACAATGGCATAAAGCTGTTAACCGCAGTAAAAATTGGGTTGTAGAATAGTTCATTATTAACTTAATTCGTATATTGAAAATTATATTTATTATTAATTATTATAAAATGAAAAAGTATCTAAATCTAAGTATTCTTGTATTGACAATAACTAGTTTTACACTATTTAATTGTGGTGGAAAAGAAGAGGAAAAAGAAGAAAAAACAACCTATGACTTTAAAAAGGATAAAAGCACTAAAAAAGATACTAATCTAGCAATTTTAGGTATTATTGGTGATGACAACATGCAATTTAATAAAAAAGAATTGCGAGTAAAAGCGGGTCAAAGAGTAAAACTTACTTTAAAACACAATGGTAAAATTGATGTCAATATTATGGGGCATAATGTTGTGATACTTAAAAAAGGAACTGATAAGGCGGCTTTCGCTGCTAAGGCTGCAATAGCTAAGGATAATGGTTATATACCTGAAGGAACAGATGAAGTTATTGCGCATACTAAAATGATTGGTGGTGGACAAATTACTACTATTGAATTTGATGTCCCAGAAGTAGGTGAATACGATTTTATTTGTAGTTTCCCAGCGCACTTCGCTTTAATGCAAGGGAAATTTATTGTAGAGTAAGCGTTAATAATTTAGAAGTTGGAAGCATTTTTATAAGCCTCTATTACTGATAATTCGCCTTTTTTGCCATCGATAGAGTTGCCATGTTCCATCCCTAATATTCCCTTGTACCCTTTATCATAAATATGTTTAAATACATTTTTATAATTGATTTCTCCAGTAGAAGGTTCGTTACGACCTGGGTTGTCTCCAATTTGGAAATATCCAATTTCGTCCCAAGTGGCCTCAATATTTGGAATTAGGTTACCTTCTTGAATTTGTTGATGATATATGTCGAAAAGAATTTTACAAGAAGGTGAATCAACTGCTTTGCAAATTTGATAAGCTTGGGGGGACTCACTCAAAAACAATCCTGGATGATCCCTAAAATTAAGAGGCTCTAATACCATCACTATACCATGAGGTTCAAGTAAGCTTGATGCTTGCTTTAAACTTTCTATTACGTTTGCTGTTTGATAATCATCATCTAGTCTTAAATCGACATGACCAGGAACTACAGTCATCCATTTGGCATTAATGCGTTTGGCGACTTCAATACTGTTTTTAATATCGTCAAGAAATTCTAATCTATAGGTCTTATCACCACTTGCAAGATTAGGTTTGTCCCAATATATTTTGTGAGCGACAAATACACCCATCCTCATGTTTAATCCTTGCATCAATGATGAAATAGCCTTTTGTTCATCAATAGGTCGATGCCTCATTTCGTTATCTTCATATGAACGAAAACCCATTTGATGCATGAAGCGAATTTGGTCGAATAAGTTTTCACTCGCATGTGCTTTGAACATACCTTCATGAGGCGCAAAATCGAGTTTAAAATGATCTGGTTTTTGCGAAGAACTAGCAAAAACTCTCGAAGGGATTGCGCTAGTAGCGGCAACTGCTAGTGCAGTGTTTTTTATAAAATTTCTGCGTTGCATTATAAAGACCAGGCTTTACCACCAGTTAACTCTTGTAAATCACCACATTCGTAAGTTGATGGAATTGGATCGTATGGCATTACGTTTTCACCAATTTGCTCATTGGTTCGGTACGCATTTATAGTCAACCATTTTAGATTATTTAACAACTCATTTTTGGTAGGCTTAATATATTCTTTAGTCCCACTTATAGCATTAGCATGATCACTCCAAGGTTTTATAGGATTTGCTTCGCGTTCTTCATCAATTTCATCTTCAACTAGCATATACTTATCTAAAATAGCCTTGTAATCTTCGGGCGTTTTTTCATCTAAATTTTCAGCATCACCTTTTAAAATGTTAAGAATTTCAGAAAATGTTGAACGCATGTTTTTTTGTTCGTGTTCATCCATAGTTTCCGATACATATTTGTCAATAAATTCAATGACATTTAGCTCAGAAGCTGCAGGTAATGTTTCAGTTTTAGGTAATATAATATCAACAACATTGCTTGTGAAATTAGTTTCATCTACATTAAAAAAGACAGGCTTCCATCCTTCAGGTGTAGAAGTGCAACTCTGTAATAAACTAATTAAAGATGGTGTTACAACTACAAAACCAGTTGCTAAGCCTAAATTTTTAAGTGCTTCTCTTCTATTCATAATTAATAAGGATTAAGCGTTATTTTTTTTAAATTCCTTTGTGGCATGGTCTACTGCTCTCGCTGTAAAAGCCATATAACCTAAAGAAGGATTATGACATGCAGCTGAAGTCATGAAAGCTCCATCGGTAACATAAACATTTGAACAGGCATGTATTTGATTCCATTTATTTAAGACCGAGGTTTTAGGGTCGTCTCCCATACGAGCAGTACCCATTTCATGAATACCTAGTCCCATAACGTATTTATCTCTGTTATCAAATCCAACTACATTTTTAAAGCCTGCATTTTCGAGCATTTCTATACCTTGTGCAACCATATCTTTACGCATAGCGTTTTCGTTTTCACCAAATTCAGCATCAAAAGTTACAGTTGGTAAGCCCCATTCATCAAGTTTTTCGTAATCTAGATACATGCGATTTTTATGATCTGGTAAAGTTTCTCCAAAACCAAAAAGTACCATCTGCCATTTACCTGGTTTCATTATAGCTTCAGTTAATTTTGGTCCATATTTTAATTCAGCAACTAATTCTGAAAAATCTTCACGTGAAGCTCCACCTTGGTAGCCATATCCTCTCTTGAAGCTTCCATTATTTGTTTCTCCTCCTAAATTTCTAAAACGAGGTACATAAATACCGTTTGCTCTTCTACCTTTATAATATTTATCATCAAAACCTTCTGCATCTCCAACAGCACCTACGTGGAAATGATGATCCATTATATTATGACCCAATTCTCCACTATCATTTCCTAGTCCATTAGGGAAACGTTCAGATTTTGATTGCATTAAAATAGATGTTGATGCTATAGCAGAAGCACACAAGAAAATTACTTTGGCTTTAAATTCTATTTTTTCTTTAGTTTCAGCATCAATAATACGAACACCAGTTGCTTGCTTTGTGGCATCATCATAAATTACTTCATGTACTATAGAATTTGGTCGTAATGTCATATTACCTGTAGCTTCAGCAGCAGGTAATGTTGATGAATTACTACTAAAATATGCGCCAAAAGGACAACCGCGCATACATCTATTTCTGTATTGGCAAGTACTACGACCATCTCCAGGCTTTGTGCCTTCTGTAATATGGGCAACACGACCAATGGTGAGTACACGTCCGTCATCGTAGTTCTCCGAAATGTTATCTTTTAAGTGTTCTTCAACACAGTTAAGATTCATTGGTTTTAAAAGTTTTTGATCCGGAAAATGTTCCAAACCTAAGTTTTCACCACTGACACCAATATATTCTTCTACGTAGTCATACCATGGTTCAATATCTTTATAACGAACAGGCCAATCTATAGCAACACCATCTTTTTTGTTTGCTTCAAAATCAGTATTACTTAAACGATAACTTTGCCTTCCCCACATGAGTGAACGACCACCTACATGATAACCTCGCATCCAATCAAATCGTTTATCTTCATTATAAGGGTGCTTAAGATCGTCAACAAAGAAATGTTGTCTTGCTTCATGTGTTGTATAACCAGTTCGGTTTTGCTTAAATTTTCTACGTAGTGTATCTGTCGTGGGTTTTCCTCCATTTGGTAAATCCCAAGGGTCAAGATTTGCTGTCGGATAGTCTTCTCTGTGTTTTACCATTCTACCTCGTTCAAGAACCAATGTTTTTAAGCCCTTTTCGCATAATTCTTTTGCTGCCCATCCTCCAGAAATTCCTGTGCCTACAACAATAGCATCATATTCTGTTGTTTCTACTTTAGTGTTGTTATTCATAGTCTTAATTTAATCGATATCGTGAAATTGATAATATTTTTCCAATAAATTTGAGAAAAAATCAAAAATTATCAAATATATTTTTTGAAAACAGAAAATTAGCTATTTTGCATGGTATAATTGTTTAAAATTTTTCAGTGAAAGTAAACAAACAAGAAATTGGGCCTTATGAAGTGGATGGCGTGGTCTATCATGCAGACACTTGTTTGCCTTTAATTGATGCTCACGACAGGAATAAAATAAAATTTAAGGCCTTAGCGCGCCATACGTATCCAGGTGATCGATTAGATGATAATACCTTAGGGTTAAATAGTATAGGCTATTGGGATGCTAATGAACCTCAGGATTGGGGTTTAGATTGGCACAGAAATGAAGGTATAGAATTTCATTTTTTAGAATCGGGTACAATGCCTTATTCTCAAGAGAATAAGGAGGTTGTGCTAACTCCAAATCATTTAACTATTACTAGGCCTTGGGAGGCTCATAAGGTTGGTAATCCTAATATAGGAATGGGCAAGTTTTATTGGGTGATTATTGATTTAGGTGTAAGACGTCCGCATCAAGAATGGGTTTGGCCAGATTGGATTACTTTAACAGAAAGTGATTTAAAGCAGTTGACTAACTTTTTAAGACAGGATGAGAAATCCATATTAAAAACAGATCAGCGCATACGCGATTGTTTTAAACGTATAAATAGTGCTGTAAATACAGATAAGAAGGGTAGTAATGCTTCGCGAATACGTTTACTAGTAAACTATTTATTGATTCTGATTTTAGATTTGTTAAAGACAGAAGATATTGTGCTTGATGAATCTTTGATAGATAGTTCGAGAAGTGTTCAGTATTTTTTAAAAGAATTAGATAAAAATTTATCTGAAGATTGGACTATTGAGCGTATGTCCCGTAGCGCAGGTGTTGGTCTTACTAGATTCACACATCACTGTAAGCAGCTAACAAACCTTACTCCAATGCGGTACCTTACTATGCGGAGATTAGAAATGTCTAAAAAAATTCTTATTGAAAACCAAGCTTTAACGGTTGGAGAGGTGGCTTATTCATGCGGATTTACTAGCAGTCAGTATTTTTCTACGGTATTTAAAAAGCACGAAAAGTGTTCGCCGAATGAATTTAGGAAATTACGTCAAATAGATTTATCTCTAACAGCTTATCCTGAAGTTTAGATAATTTTGTTTAAATTCTTTCACTGAATAAAAGTAAACATCGAATCTTATCTAATTGATTATTTTTCAATTCTAACACAAATTACAATATAACTAATGAAACATTATTTAACTATTCCGATCATTTTTTTATTGCTAGCTACTTTAAGCTGTAAAGACGATAAAAACGAACAAGTAAAGCAAGATGACAAGATCAAAGAAATGAATAATGAACAATTTTTTAAGCTATCCTTGGCGCAGTGGTCATTGAATGAAAATATTAGATTTCAAGGTATGGATCCTTTTGACTTTGCAAGAATTGCTGATTCTTTGGAATTTGAAGGCTTAGAATATGTAAGTCAGTTGTACAAGCCCTTCTATGAAAAAAATGGTATTGACGCATTAGTTAAGAAGTTAGCCGAAGAGAGTAAAAAATACAATCAAAATAATATTCTTATAATGGTTGATAACGAAGGTGATCTTGCAGACCCAGACGAAGCTAAACGTGATGAAGCTGTAGAATTACATAAGAAATGGGTAGATGCAGCTGCTGCATTAGGTTGTCATTCCATCAGAGTAAATACTTTTGGAACTAATGACCCAGATATTTGGCATAATGCAGTTGTGGATGGTTTAAAAAAGTTATCTACTTATGCGGCAACCAAAAACGTAAATGTACTTTGTGAAAATCATGGATGGTTATCATCTGATCCAGATAAACTAATGAAAGCACTTAATGAAGTTAATATGGAAAATTGTGGTACACTTCCAGATTTTGGTAATTGGTGCATAAAACGAAAAGATGGAGAAAATTGGGGAGAATGTGAAGAGGAATATACTGATAAGTATAAGGGAATTGAATTATTAATGCCCAAAGCAAAAGCAGTAAGTGCAAAATCATATGCATTTGATGAAAACGGTAATGAAACTACATTAGATTATGTTAGAATCTTACAAATAGTTAAAGATGCAGGTTATAGGGGCTACATAGGAGTTGAATTTGAAGGTGGTCTGCCTGAAGAAGAAGGAATTGTTTCTACTAAAAATCTATTAATCAGTGCAAACCAAAAACTAAAATAACTAATATGAAATCATCTACTTCCGTTAAGTTATCAATAATGATGTTTCTCGAATTTTTTATTTGGGGAGGTTGGTTTGTAACTATGGGTTCTTTTCTAGGAAATAACTTAAGCGCATCTGGTGCAGAAACGGCAATGGCCTATTCTACACAATCTTGGGGAGCCATTATAGCACCTTTTATTATTGGATTAATAGCCGACCGTTTTTTTAATGCTGAAAAAATATTAGGTATACTTCATATAGTTGGTGCAGTTTTAATGTATTTAATGTCACAAACTACTGATTTTAGTGTGTTTTACCCTTATGTATTAGGTTATATGATTGCTTATATGCCAACTCTAGCATTAGTTAATTCGGTTGCTTTTAATCAAATGAATGATCCTGCAAAGCAATTCCCTCATGTAAGAGTATGGGGAACTGTAGGTTGGATTTTAGCAGGTTTAGTAATTAGCTTTGTCTTTAAATGGGATTCTATTGAGAATATAGCTAATGGTATGTTGTCTAATACATTTTTAATGGTGTCAATTGCTTCAGCTATTTTAGGTATTTTTAGTTTTATACTACCAAAAACACCTCCAAGTATTTCTAAAGATGATAAAGTAGGTCTATCAGATATTTTAGGCTTAGATGCTTTAAAATTATTGAAGGATACTAACTTCTTAGTGTTCTTTATATCATCAGTTTTAATATGTATCCCTTTAGCATTTTACTATCAAAATATTAGTCCGTTTTTAACTGAGTATAAGGTAGAGAATTCTACCGCTTGGGCTTCATTAGGTCAAATGTCTGAAGTATTGTTTATGTTGTTGTTACCGTTCTTCTTTAAAAAGTATGGTTTCAAAAAAACGATTTTATTCGGAATGTTAGCTTGGGGAATTAGATATGTTCTGTTTGCATATGGTAATGCAGGAGATTTATTTTTTATGATTGTTCTAGGTATCGCTTTACATGGAATTTGCTATGATTTTTTCTTTGTTTCAGGTCAAATATATACGGATTCTAAAGCTGGTGAAAAAGTAAAAAGTGCAGCTCAGGGACTCATAACATTAGCAACTTATGGTGTAGGTATGTTAGTTGGATTTTGGGTAGCTGGACAAATTGTAGATAAAAATTTAATTAGTGAAGGTTTGCATAGTTGGAAAGATATTTGGGTATTCCCTGCAATTTTTGCAGGTGCAGTTATGCTTTTATTTGCTTTATTATTTAAAAACGAAAAAATAGAATATAAAGATTCATAAGTACATGAGTAATAAAATACGACTTGGCATTTTAGGTGGAGGTGGAGATTCGCTTATTGGAGTTTTACATAGAGTAGCATCTTCAATGTTCGATAGATATCAACTTGTTGGTGGATCTTTTAACCCTTCGTTAGATGAGAGCATCAAGTTTGCTAATCAGATTGGAATCCCAACAGATCAAGTTTATAAAGATTTAGATACACTAATCGAAAAAGAATTAGAACTTCCTGAAGATAAACGAATTGAAGTTGTGTCTATTCTAACTCCTAACTTTTTACATTTTCCAATGGCTAAAAAATTACTGGAAAATGGATTTAATGTCATTTGCGAAAAACCAATGACTACGACATATGAAGAGGCAAAAATTCTTCATGAGATACTTAAAAAATCTAGTACAGTTTTTGCAGTTACGTATACCTATACTGGTTATCCTATGGTACGTCAAATGCGACAAATGATTGCAAATGGTGACATCGGAAAAATTCAAAAAATTGATGCGCAATATTATCAAGGATGGATAAATTCCATAATTCACGATAAAGAACAACGCAAATCGACATGGAGATTAGATCCAGAAAAATCAGGTATTAGTTGCTGTATTGGTGATATTGGTACACATGCTTTTGATATGGTGGAGTATATGTCTGGCTTAAAAGTGAATTCAATATTAGCAGATTTAAATTACTTGTACGAAGACAACCAAATGGATATAGATGGTACTGTTTTAATTCATTGCGATAATGGTGTAAAAGGGGTTATTCGAGCTAGTCAGATAGCAACTGGGGAAGAGAATAATTTTACAGTCCAAATATATGGTGATAAAGCCGGATTAAAATGGGAACAAGAGAATCCGAATTACCTCTACTTATTAGAAGATGGACAACCCTTACGTGTCCTTAAACCAGGTCATGGCTATAATAGTAAGCTATCTTTAGATGGTACAAAATTACCTCCAGGACATCCAGAAGGTATATTCGACTCAATGGGAAATATTTATAAAGGTGTAGCTAAAGCGATTAGAAATGAGACTTATGACCATGGTGAGTTTCCAACGATGAT
Coding sequences within:
- the glpK gene encoding glycerol kinase GlpK, whose translation is MSQQLILALDQGTTSSRSIVFDASGNNIASSQQDFEQIFPKNGWVEHDPEAIWQSQLKTINEVLSKDAYKIKDISAIGITNQRETTIVWNRKTGEPIYNAIVWQDRRTAAFCDQLKAKGYAEDIQEKTGLIIDAYFSGSKIKWILDNVLKAKDLAEKGELCFGTVDTWLIFKLTKGSVYVTDVSNASRTMIFNIHTLKWDKELLELFQIPEAMLPEVKSSSEIYGYAELFGEKIPIAGIAGDQQAALFGQLCTKKGMVKNTYGTGCFLLMNTGKTPVISQNQLLTTIAWQINGKTQYALEGSVFVGGAAVQWLRDGLNLIDDAKDIEVLANKVDDSDGVIVVPAFTGLGSPHWDPYARGSIQGISRGTNKSHLARATLEGIALQVYDIVKAMENDANMHLKELRVDGGASANNLLLQIQSDIFNCDVVRPTNLETTALGAAYLAGLAVGVFKNKKQIRKQWQKDKTFTPNTNTEKQLKLIAQWHKAVNRSKNWVVE
- the azu gene encoding azurin; the protein is MKKYLNLSILVLTITSFTLFNCGGKEEEKEEKTTYDFKKDKSTKKDTNLAILGIIGDDNMQFNKKELRVKAGQRVKLTLKHNGKIDVNIMGHNVVILKKGTDKAAFAAKAAIAKDNGYIPEGTDEVIAHTKMIGGGQITTIEFDVPEVGEYDFICSFPAHFALMQGKFIVE
- a CDS encoding hydroxypyruvate isomerase family protein, which encodes MQRRNFIKNTALAVAATSAIPSRVFASSSQKPDHFKLDFAPHEGMFKAHASENLFDQIRFMHQMGFRSYEDNEMRHRPIDEQKAISSLMQGLNMRMGVFVAHKIYWDKPNLASGDKTYRLEFLDDIKNSIEVAKRINAKWMTVVPGHVDLRLDDDYQTANVIESLKQASSLLEPHGIVMVLEPLNFRDHPGLFLSESPQAYQICKAVDSPSCKILFDIYHQQIQEGNLIPNIEATWDEIGYFQIGDNPGRNEPSTGEINYKNVFKHIYDKGYKGILGMEHGNSIDGKKGELSVIEAYKNASNF
- a CDS encoding gluconate 2-dehydrogenase subunit 3 family protein, with amino-acid sequence MNRREALKNLGLATGFVVVTPSLISLLQSCTSTPEGWKPVFFNVDETNFTSNVVDIILPKTETLPAASELNVIEFIDKYVSETMDEHEQKNMRSTFSEILNILKGDAENLDEKTPEDYKAILDKYMLVEDEIDEEREANPIKPWSDHANAISGTKEYIKPTKNELLNNLKWLTINAYRTNEQIGENVMPYDPIPSTYECGDLQELTGGKAWSL
- a CDS encoding GMC oxidoreductase encodes the protein MNNNTKVETTEYDAIVVGTGISGGWAAKELCEKGLKTLVLERGRMVKHREDYPTANLDPWDLPNGGKPTTDTLRRKFKQNRTGYTTHEARQHFFVDDLKHPYNEDKRFDWMRGYHVGGRSLMWGRQSYRLSNTDFEANKKDGVAIDWPVRYKDIEPWYDYVEEYIGVSGENLGLEHFPDQKLLKPMNLNCVEEHLKDNISENYDDGRVLTIGRVAHITEGTKPGDGRSTCQYRNRCMRGCPFGAYFSSNSSTLPAAEATGNMTLRPNSIVHEVIYDDATKQATGVRIIDAETKEKIEFKAKVIFLCASAIASTSILMQSKSERFPNGLGNDSGELGHNIMDHHFHVGAVGDAEGFDDKYYKGRRANGIYVPRFRNLGGETNNGSFKRGYGYQGGASREDFSELVAELKYGPKLTEAIMKPGKWQMVLFGFGETLPDHKNRMYLDYEKLDEWGLPTVTFDAEFGENENAMRKDMVAQGIEMLENAGFKNVVGFDNRDKYVMGLGIHEMGTARMGDDPKTSVLNKWNQIHACSNVYVTDGAFMTSAACHNPSLGYMAFTARAVDHATKEFKKNNA
- a CDS encoding helix-turn-helix transcriptional regulator; the protein is MKVNKQEIGPYEVDGVVYHADTCLPLIDAHDRNKIKFKALARHTYPGDRLDDNTLGLNSIGYWDANEPQDWGLDWHRNEGIEFHFLESGTMPYSQENKEVVLTPNHLTITRPWEAHKVGNPNIGMGKFYWVIIDLGVRRPHQEWVWPDWITLTESDLKQLTNFLRQDEKSILKTDQRIRDCFKRINSAVNTDKKGSNASRIRLLVNYLLILILDLLKTEDIVLDESLIDSSRSVQYFLKELDKNLSEDWTIERMSRSAGVGLTRFTHHCKQLTNLTPMRYLTMRRLEMSKKILIENQALTVGEVAYSCGFTSSQYFSTVFKKHEKCSPNEFRKLRQIDLSLTAYPEV
- a CDS encoding sugar phosphate isomerase/epimerase family protein, which encodes MKHYLTIPIIFLLLATLSCKDDKNEQVKQDDKIKEMNNEQFFKLSLAQWSLNENIRFQGMDPFDFARIADSLEFEGLEYVSQLYKPFYEKNGIDALVKKLAEESKKYNQNNILIMVDNEGDLADPDEAKRDEAVELHKKWVDAAAALGCHSIRVNTFGTNDPDIWHNAVVDGLKKLSTYAATKNVNVLCENHGWLSSDPDKLMKALNEVNMENCGTLPDFGNWCIKRKDGENWGECEEEYTDKYKGIELLMPKAKAVSAKSYAFDENGNETTLDYVRILQIVKDAGYRGYIGVEFEGGLPEEEGIVSTKNLLISANQKLK
- a CDS encoding nucleoside permease — protein: MKSSTSVKLSIMMFLEFFIWGGWFVTMGSFLGNNLSASGAETAMAYSTQSWGAIIAPFIIGLIADRFFNAEKILGILHIVGAVLMYLMSQTTDFSVFYPYVLGYMIAYMPTLALVNSVAFNQMNDPAKQFPHVRVWGTVGWILAGLVISFVFKWDSIENIANGMLSNTFLMVSIASAILGIFSFILPKTPPSISKDDKVGLSDILGLDALKLLKDTNFLVFFISSVLICIPLAFYYQNISPFLTEYKVENSTAWASLGQMSEVLFMLLLPFFFKKYGFKKTILFGMLAWGIRYVLFAYGNAGDLFFMIVLGIALHGICYDFFFVSGQIYTDSKAGEKVKSAAQGLITLATYGVGMLVGFWVAGQIVDKNLISEGLHSWKDIWVFPAIFAGAVMLLFALLFKNEKIEYKDS
- a CDS encoding Gfo/Idh/MocA family protein; the encoded protein is MSNKIRLGILGGGGDSLIGVLHRVASSMFDRYQLVGGSFNPSLDESIKFANQIGIPTDQVYKDLDTLIEKELELPEDKRIEVVSILTPNFLHFPMAKKLLENGFNVICEKPMTTTYEEAKILHEILKKSSTVFAVTYTYTGYPMVRQMRQMIANGDIGKIQKIDAQYYQGWINSIIHDKEQRKSTWRLDPEKSGISCCIGDIGTHAFDMVEYMSGLKVNSILADLNYLYEDNQMDIDGTVLIHCDNGVKGVIRASQIATGEENNFTVQIYGDKAGLKWEQENPNYLYLLEDGQPLRVLKPGHGYNSKLSLDGTKLPPGHPEGIFDSMGNIYKGVAKAIRNETYDHGEFPTMIDGVRGMNFIEKAVESHKAGNVWVEIDKH